A section of the Eriocheir sinensis breed Jianghai 21 chromosome 40, ASM2467909v1, whole genome shotgun sequence genome encodes:
- the LOC127009376 gene encoding charged multivesicular body protein 5-like, translated as MNRLFGRGKGKEPPPNLTDCISNVDSRAESIEKKIARLDAELIKYKDQMKKMREGPAKNAVKQKAMRVLKQKKMYEQQSSNLRNQSFNMEQANYTTQTLKDTKTTVNAMKLGAKEMKREFKKINIDEIEDIQDDMADMLEQADEVQEALGRSYGTPEIDEDDLAAELDALGDEVLLDDDTSYLDDAINAPNAPEKEPGTETLKDGMPVDEFGLPQMTT; from the exons ATGAATCGACTGTTTGGCCGAGGCAAGGGCAAGGAACCTCCTCCAAACCTCACTGATTGTATTTCTAATGTTGACAGTAGGGCTGAGTCTATTGAGAAGAAGATTGCACGGCTTGATGCAGAACTAATAAAATATAAGGACCAGATGAAAAAG ATGCGAGAAGGTCCAGCCAAAAATGCAGTGAAGCAAAAGGCCATGAGAGTactgaagcagaaaaaaatgtatGAGCAACAGTCATCCAACTTGCGCAACCAAAGCTTTAACATGGAACAGGCCAATTATACAACTCAAACACTGAAAGATACGAAAACCACTGTCAATGCCATGAAACTTGGCGCCAAAGAAATGAAACGAGAATTTAAGAAGATTAACATCGATGAAATTGAGGACATCCAG GATGACATGGCGGACATGCTTGAACAGGCCGATGAAGTACAGGAAGCACTTGGACGCAGTTATGGTACACCAGAGATTGATGAGGATGACCTTGCGGCAGAGCTTGATGCTCTTGGAGATGAGGTATTGCTGGATGATGACACTTCGTACCTAGATGATGCCATTAATGCTCCCAATGCACCAGAGAAAGAGCCTGGCACTGAGACCCTGAAGGATGGCATGCCTGTTGATGAATTTGGCCTGCCCCAGATGACTACTTGA